In Lottiidibacillus patelloidae, the genomic window TGACCAAATATTCTCAGTTGCTTTGTCATACATGGAAACATTCATGTAATTAGGTATTATGTTTGAAAGCATAGATGCATACATAATAAGCCCTAATAGTAAGAACAAGAAAGAATTAAGGTATGGGATAGTTGGCTTTTTCTGAAACTTACTTTTAAATTTTTTTAAGGCTAATTTATTTAACATCTATACATCCACCTACTTTAGTTTTTCATTTGTTCGTAAGCATGAATGATCTTTTGGACAAGAGGGTGCCGAACGACATCCGTCTTTTCTAAGTAGATTATGTTAATCCCCTTAACATTCTGCAATGTATTGCTAGCAGATATTAAACCTGATTTAACCCCTTTAGGAAGGTCAATCTGTGTTTCATCCCCTGTAATAACCATTTTCGAACCAAAACCTAAGCGAGTTAAAAACATCTTCATTTGCTCGACTGTAGTATTCTGCGCTTCATCTAATATTACAAAAGAGTCATCTAATGTTCTTCCACGCATGTATGCTAATGGAGCAATCTCAATTGTTCCTCTTTCAATCAATCTTGTCGTTTGCTCTGCTCCTAATAAATCATGAAGAGCATCATAAAGCGGTCTTAAATATGGATCAACTTTTTCTTGTAAGTCTCCTGGTAAAAAACCTAAGCTTTCACCAGCTTCAACAGCAGGTCTTGTTAACACAATACGTTTGACAGAGCCAGCTTTTAAAGCTATTACTGCCATGACAACTGCTAAATATGTCTTTCCAGTACCCGCAGGACCAATTCCAAAAACTAAGTCTGTCTCTTTTAAAGCAGAAATGTAGCGACGTTGACCTAATGTTTTCGGTCTAATTGGCTTCCCTTTTGAGGTTACAGTTAACTCTTCTTCGTAAAGCTGGAGAAAGTTATCCAGTTGTCCTTTCTTCGCTAATTGAAGAGCCGATATTACATCGCGTCCCGTAATGGTGATACCATCTTTAATTAGTGATAAAAGTGACGAGAGAATTGCCTCGACAACCTCCGCATTTTCTTCCGTAGTTTTCACTAATACAGTTGATCCTCTTGTAATGAGTTCTACATTAAGTGCTTCTTCAATGTTTTTTATAAATGCATCATTGGGACCAAATAACGCAATTGCTTCTGATGAGTCTTCTATTTTGAGTGTTATTTCTTTAAGTTGTTCTGACAAAAGTAATCATTCTCCTTGAATAATTGGTTGGGCTTTACCGATTTCTTCGATGACAGTAAAGTGAAATAGTACTTTTACTTTACCATTCTCATTTATGAGACGCAAAATTTTCTCTGACTTGATCTTTGAATCATGTGGTAATTTTTGCATCAGTTCTTCTTTTGCCATTGTTAAAGCAACATTTACTGCCTCTTCTTCTGTGTATTCTCTTTTTCCAGTTTCCGTTTCCTTGACTGAGTGTTGCACATATGAAATTGGCAATTGCCATTTCAAAAATCGGAAAGGTTTTTCCTCTTGAAAAGTATCATAATTTTCAAATTCACTTTTCCCGAAACCCCAGATAGGTATATATAAACCTTTAACTGCGATCCCATGCTTCAGTTCTTCATTTCCTGTTAAAAGAGTGAAGGTCGAGTGTAGGGGTAATGTTACTTCTGATTTGTACCAGACTAAACCATAAATCTTTCCTTTTGCCGATACTACTTTAGTATTCTCCTCTTCCCCTAAAATTCCTGTTATTAATCGTTGACCTTTTTCGACGACTTCATTTATTTTCAAAAGCATTTTACCTTCTTCGACAAAATAGTCGTAAATAACTGCTTTTTTAGTGGCAACAATATGTCTTGGTCCATATTCTTCTTGTTCTTTTGGAATCGTTTTTTCTACAACTTGAAATTGATATGTTGTCCCATTTAATTTCACACCAATCCATGTAACTCCATCAACTTTTTCCATTAGAAGCTGTTGAATTCTTTCTGGAGATGGCATTAAAAACTGAAACTTCCCCTTTTTGATTCCTAACTCATTAAGCGAGACTCTTATTTGGTGATTTAATTCAGGGCTTGCCCCTTGTACATTAATATTCCATATAATATTTGAGAATATAAACATTAGGACTATACATGCAAGTAAACCTGCAAATAGACCACTACGTTTAAACAATCGCTTAATAAAAAATGGTGCGCCTAATTTCTTCTGAAAACGCACCTTGCACTCTGCTTGTCTAACAATTGGGCGAATTTTTAACGCATCTTCTTTCGCTATAAAGCAGATCATTGTTTGTTTACCCATTCTCTTTACGTGCCAAAGAATTATATTGTTCCGAGAACAATAGTTAATAAATCGCTCTATTCCATAACCTTCAACTTTTAGTTGAAGGTATCCATTCATTTTATGAGTCCAAAAGTTCTTCATAATCTCCCTCCGATATTTTAGCTATTCAGTATCAACAAAATAAACGTTATCTATTTTTCCTTCAAGTAACAGTTCTTCCGGTTGTAATATTTTCAGCACAAATCCATTACCTTTAATTAGCAAATG contains:
- the yqfD gene encoding sporulation protein YqfD; translation: MKNFWTHKMNGYLQLKVEGYGIERFINYCSRNNIILWHVKRMGKQTMICFIAKEDALKIRPIVRQAECKVRFQKKLGAPFFIKRLFKRSGLFAGLLACIVLMFIFSNIIWNINVQGASPELNHQIRVSLNELGIKKGKFQFLMPSPERIQQLLMEKVDGVTWIGVKLNGTTYQFQVVEKTIPKEQEEYGPRHIVATKKAVIYDYFVEEGKMLLKINEVVEKGQRLITGILGEEENTKVVSAKGKIYGLVWYKSEVTLPLHSTFTLLTGNEELKHGIAVKGLYIPIWGFGKSEFENYDTFQEEKPFRFLKWQLPISYVQHSVKETETGKREYTEEEAVNVALTMAKEELMQKLPHDSKIKSEKILRLINENGKVKVLFHFTVIEEIGKAQPIIQGE
- a CDS encoding PhoH family protein; translation: MSEQLKEITLKIEDSSEAIALFGPNDAFIKNIEEALNVELITRGSTVLVKTTEENAEVVEAILSSLLSLIKDGITITGRDVISALQLAKKGQLDNFLQLYEEELTVTSKGKPIRPKTLGQRRYISALKETDLVFGIGPAGTGKTYLAVVMAVIALKAGSVKRIVLTRPAVEAGESLGFLPGDLQEKVDPYLRPLYDALHDLLGAEQTTRLIERGTIEIAPLAYMRGRTLDDSFVILDEAQNTTVEQMKMFLTRLGFGSKMVITGDETQIDLPKGVKSGLISASNTLQNVKGINIIYLEKTDVVRHPLVQKIIHAYEQMKN